In the Candidatus Kryptobacter tengchongensis genome, one interval contains:
- a CDS encoding Por secretion system C-terminal sorting domain-containing protein, with translation MWRSIKVFGLSLILTLIISSLALAQLKLSPVWAKKAGEVSWLKTDHTTRGIAYNPVNDHVYVVSRSAGLNVIILNAATGDSLGKLDVTGISGGFFVLNMIDVSSDGVIYACNLVTSANAEFKVYRWTDENSAPTVAVSWISDGRYGDAFAVDGSGTNTKIYVSGSGNDKVAVFGTTDGVNFTFEKSITVGAGRARLGIDIDENGNIWGNGAGTIAGVWDQNGTLLGEIQGTSGTATADLALTSSGRKLFFTLGMGAGVSSPYFKFYVYDVTEGPAKARLIAVTDSVTGNSNANGTGRAVYDPRRHRMIALATNNYLASFQLTYQVTFNVNTATSPKFLVDTSLVEVRGSHPLLGPWGSAPTNRMTNVGGDYWKLSIDFPDTMVGKEVEYKFYAEDWEDGSNYSLTIPASDTTLPLVFFRKQGFGPNPPYTPTDSIDVWFRVYVYNIPEFDPAQHVVGVRGAQLPNHNDFGDISWSRTFVLNPEPANDKVWSGRLRFPSPSGIAYKFVIASRDNPDNIIKWESDPNREVTVNKDTTLRWTTFDRKVIAPAKPVALYFSVDMSVMQGAGIFYPDSGDVVLVRGSFNGWGEVDSLSPSILEPGIWEKYITITAAPGDFIEFKYYIKTGTNNQARVPNGGWETGVNRRYTFTDADTQEVVRDYFNKLGPEGYVQKPEGVEVWFYCDMRGVTDKNGDPITRVDSLFIAGSTPPLFWIWDEPTRDRSKLRMYDDGRYPDKIAGDTIYAVALTFPKWSIKGPIQFKFAVNGIVDNEAGFQEDHLLFLDDMPGQPGSKAINELEVVKFGRQRGLGAFKDTVRIVNKFTSVKQTNEIPLTYALYQNYPNPFNPTTTIKYSIPNTERVTLKIYNILGQEVATLVDEEQKPGVYELKFDASNLASGVYFYRLKAGGFVDVKKMVLVR, from the coding sequence ATGTGGAGGTCAATTAAAGTATTTGGGCTTTCTCTAATTCTTACCCTGATAATTTCATCTTTAGCCCTTGCTCAGTTAAAACTTTCCCCCGTATGGGCTAAAAAAGCTGGGGAAGTTTCCTGGCTTAAAACTGATCACACAACGCGCGGGATAGCTTATAATCCTGTTAATGACCATGTTTATGTCGTTTCAAGAAGCGCTGGATTAAATGTTATAATTCTTAACGCTGCAACTGGTGATTCACTTGGAAAGTTAGATGTAACAGGTATCAGTGGTGGTTTTTTTGTTTTAAATATGATTGATGTTTCAAGTGATGGTGTTATTTATGCATGTAACTTAGTTACATCTGCAAATGCTGAATTTAAGGTATATCGGTGGACTGATGAAAATTCTGCTCCGACAGTTGCGGTTTCATGGATAAGCGATGGTAGATATGGTGACGCATTTGCTGTTGATGGTTCTGGGACAAATACAAAAATTTATGTAAGTGGTAGTGGAAACGACAAAGTAGCTGTTTTTGGGACAACCGATGGGGTAAACTTCACATTTGAAAAGTCAATCACTGTTGGCGCAGGGCGTGCACGACTTGGAATTGATATTGACGAAAACGGAAACATTTGGGGTAATGGCGCTGGGACAATTGCTGGAGTCTGGGATCAAAATGGAACTCTTCTTGGTGAGATACAGGGGACATCGGGAACAGCAACCGCCGACCTGGCTTTAACAAGCTCCGGGAGGAAGTTATTCTTCACATTAGGTATGGGTGCTGGGGTATCGTCTCCATATTTTAAGTTCTATGTCTACGATGTGACAGAAGGTCCGGCAAAGGCGAGACTGATCGCTGTAACTGATAGCGTTACTGGAAATTCAAATGCAAATGGAACTGGAAGAGCAGTATATGACCCACGACGCCATAGGATGATTGCTCTTGCGACAAACAATTATCTTGCCTCATTCCAATTGACATATCAAGTTACCTTTAATGTAAACACCGCAACATCTCCGAAATTTTTAGTTGATACCTCGCTTGTGGAGGTCCGCGGTTCACATCCATTGCTTGGACCCTGGGGTAGTGCACCGACTAATAGAATGACAAATGTTGGCGGTGATTATTGGAAATTATCTATTGATTTTCCTGACACAATGGTTGGGAAGGAAGTTGAATATAAATTCTATGCTGAAGATTGGGAAGATGGTTCTAATTATTCATTGACCATACCTGCGTCAGATACGACATTGCCTTTAGTTTTCTTCCGTAAGCAAGGTTTCGGACCAAATCCGCCATATACGCCAACTGATTCAATTGATGTGTGGTTCAGAGTTTATGTTTATAACATCCCCGAATTTGATCCAGCTCAGCATGTTGTTGGGGTTCGCGGTGCTCAATTGCCAAACCACAATGATTTTGGTGATATAAGCTGGAGTAGGACATTTGTTTTAAATCCAGAGCCAGCAAATGATAAAGTTTGGTCTGGAAGGTTAAGATTTCCGTCACCATCTGGAATTGCTTATAAATTTGTGATTGCCTCCAGGGATAACCCAGATAATATTATAAAGTGGGAATCAGATCCAAATAGAGAGGTCACAGTAAATAAAGATACAACGCTTAGATGGACGACATTTGACAGGAAAGTTATAGCGCCAGCGAAACCAGTTGCTCTTTACTTTAGTGTTGACATGAGCGTAATGCAAGGTGCAGGAATTTTCTATCCAGATAGCGGTGATGTTGTGTTAGTTCGTGGTAGTTTCAATGGTTGGGGTGAGGTTGATTCACTTAGCCCATCCATACTTGAACCTGGTATATGGGAAAAATATATAACAATTACAGCTGCGCCCGGGGACTTCATTGAATTTAAGTACTACATTAAAACTGGAACGAATAATCAAGCAAGGGTTCCAAATGGTGGATGGGAGACAGGGGTAAATAGAAGATATACATTTACTGATGCTGATACGCAGGAGGTTGTAAGAGATTACTTTAACAAGCTTGGTCCGGAAGGTTATGTGCAGAAGCCCGAAGGGGTTGAGGTATGGTTCTACTGTGATATGAGAGGGGTAACCGACAAAAATGGTGACCCAATTACAAGGGTTGATTCCTTATTCATTGCTGGAAGCACGCCTCCGTTATTCTGGATTTGGGATGAACCTACAAGAGATCGTTCAAAGTTGAGAATGTATGATGATGGCAGATATCCTGATAAAATTGCTGGAGATACGATTTACGCTGTTGCCTTGACATTCCCGAAATGGAGCATAAAGGGACCGATTCAATTTAAATTTGCAGTGAATGGAATAGTTGATAATGAGGCAGGTTTCCAAGAGGACCATCTCCTGTTCCTTGATGATATGCCTGGTCAACCTGGGTCAAAGGCGATAAATGAACTTGAGGTTGTTAAGTTTGGAAGACAGCGTGGCTTGGGTGCGTTCAAAGATACAGTTAGAATCGTGAATAAGTTCACAAGTGTCAAGCAAACCAATGAAATACCGCTTACATATGCACTTTATCAAAATTATCCAAATCCATTTAACCCAACTACGACAATTAAATATAGCATACCGAATACAGAGCGGGTTACATTGAAGATTTATAATATCCTTGGTCAAGAGGTTGCAACCCTTGTTGATGAGGAACAGAAACCAGGCGTTTATGAATTGAAGTTTGATGCTTCAAATCTTGCAAGCGGTGTTTACTTCTATAGGTTAAAAGCAGGTGGGTTTGTTGATGTTAAGAAGATGGTTTTGGTTAGGTAA
- a CDS encoding Por secretion system C-terminal sorting domain-containing protein, with protein MKRIFLTIGIIVFAFSFAMAQITIDGIIQEAQYALIATKQNNNQGFGPNIDIQKIYYYPDVSESKLYIGVVCKLNTASNDGIGIWLNIKGSGSNTGRSAGQPLGIGSGGYHYIGANNSNYKADFEVDFMFAFNPGNSTTTVYFDAAKWISNTSYVHYQGFCDQSGTSATNFGEDGTVFTQNSVTFAFNNSGSTNTGLEISIPFSQLGPNVTASNTFEIFAFVVSNTAYFSNVTVPGNVSVGNLGFDPDFGSISGGPYHTAEYSLPVQSVLVSAISGDSKVTLVWETRSEFDNAGFEIFRKAQDETEHKLISSYTTNDALKGLGTSPYGKRYTYVDYNVRNGVEYEYKIYAVSFSGQRQEIGVVFAKPGSELPDKFVLYQNYPNPFNPGTEIKFDLPESGYVKLEVFNAIGERVSILYDGYMEAGYSKTIRWNASGLPSGVYFYKLTAGKFVDVKKMVLVR; from the coding sequence ATGAAGAGAATATTTTTAACTATTGGAATAATTGTGTTTGCCTTTTCTTTTGCAATGGCTCAAATAACAATTGATGGAATTATTCAAGAGGCGCAATATGCTTTAATAGCAACAAAACAAAATAATAACCAAGGATTTGGTCCAAATATTGATATTCAAAAAATTTACTATTATCCTGATGTTAGTGAGTCAAAACTATATATAGGTGTTGTTTGTAAATTAAACACAGCATCAAATGATGGCATAGGTATTTGGTTAAATATTAAAGGTTCAGGCTCTAATACTGGAAGATCAGCTGGGCAACCTTTAGGGATTGGTAGTGGAGGTTATCATTATATTGGTGCTAATAATAGTAACTATAAAGCTGATTTTGAAGTTGATTTTATGTTCGCTTTTAATCCTGGTAATAGTACTACAACGGTGTATTTTGATGCTGCAAAGTGGATTTCCAATACGTCTTATGTTCATTATCAAGGTTTCTGTGATCAATCTGGGACCTCTGCAACGAATTTTGGTGAAGATGGCACTGTTTTTACTCAAAATAGTGTAACATTTGCTTTTAATAATTCTGGTTCAACAAATACGGGACTTGAAATTTCCATACCGTTTTCCCAACTTGGTCCAAATGTTACGGCTTCAAATACATTTGAGATTTTTGCGTTTGTTGTAAGTAATACTGCTTACTTTTCTAATGTAACAGTTCCAGGAAATGTTAGTGTAGGTAATCTTGGGTTTGATCCAGATTTTGGTAGCATTTCAGGAGGACCTTACCATACAGCTGAATATTCTCTTCCTGTCCAATCTGTATTAGTTTCGGCTATATCTGGTGATTCAAAGGTTACGCTCGTTTGGGAGACAAGAAGCGAATTTGATAATGCTGGATTTGAAATTTTCCGAAAGGCTCAGGATGAGACCGAGCATAAACTTATATCAAGTTATACAACAAACGATGCTCTCAAGGGTCTTGGAACAAGTCCATATGGGAAGAGATATACTTATGTTGATTATAATGTTCGTAATGGAGTTGAATATGAATACAAAATTTACGCCGTAAGTTTCAGCGGTCAAAGACAAGAGATCGGTGTTGTATTTGCTAAACCAGGGTCGGAGCTTCCTGATAAGTTTGTTCTTTACCAAAATTATCCTAACCCATTTAATCCAGGGACAGAAATAAAATTTGATTTGCCTGAATCTGGGTATGTTAAACTTGAAGTCTTCAATGCAATTGGTGAAAGAGTTTCAATTCTTTATGATGGGTATATGGAGGCTGGATATAGTAAGACTATAAGATGGAATGCAAGTGGATTGCCAAGCGGGGTTTACTTTTACAAGTTAACAGCAGGCAAATTCGTTGATGTTAAGAAGATGGTTTTGGTTAGGTAA
- a CDS encoding Por secretion system C-terminal sorting domain-containing protein has product MFIFRIFTLIFIFAQFILSQTVPVTFYYKPQTPVNAVFLAGSFNNWGNNVNGIVSDTRFKMNYDAVNDVWYKVENLGIGTHEYKFVEDRNNDGKGETWITDPNNPRINYSNFNNSIIIVSDPMVFHLLPKHGTITNRDQPEISAYIFYSSGTTISEINLYIDNELIPNGITYFNPGSQRFSYTPVQPLSNGQHFIKLEVKTTTGKTAFDTSKFTVDVTYRVYQAEYEFIFDPRSSRNSYRNITSVSLRGEFNNWGEDLMQYDSLRAVWTKTLKLTEGEYEYKFYLNGSIWTADPDNPITRGTYGNSVAFVSRVLKPYFKILNPPNGKIYVDTVNSINVLAKVFDSSREKGINPNSVKVYLDGVLVQSSYDTVTKTVTAQINNLTPGRHELKFEASDKEGNYGVTYSTFGIYPPNSGFHYVDNTNDDIGDGDYVYPNGFLPGSCDIQEFKAYANQSQDTIFFEIKLRDITKNTALVFLINSSIDNFIPDPFSAEVKIPDFSDRGIYVIFTPGVNRSEFNAIYTKISPLVKSRNISYNPDAIISDTLRFHLALDEIINYLGSFSGKLYYTVYSFLIDTLGNPVKITSTNGGSDQPGNPKVFDIAFIDDAIQKKILSYYVVGSSPILATIDNEWRGFAGITPDQIGIDMSGIPIVKITTQPRKTRKSSIVIRGEITHQDGTPASEVTYIELFVNGNRGTFGASNGKFSVTVNLVEGDNIIQAKATIGNKSGYSNKVNIYRVVEHKPFAKIKFILGDSNITLDAGESTDPDSDPLTFIWFADSTNPEIIPGVNGSTAQNITIPKPSSPGEYYFTLIARDPSGNADTTRNYFVVKSDGNIHLPGYADNPSWVKNARMYLIFLHSFTQDGTIRAATQKLDYVKSMGYNVIWLMPIMKNQYTIDAVGGGYGIVDFYQIAPEYGTMDDFKEFLNKAHSLGIKVILDITTNHVADGHPWIQSIRRYKQDSPYWDFVQHVIFSHGEELPQSYAPDSAYVRYADWSLANLNWADVDLRSYMLDMLKWWVKDVGVDGFRFDVYWGPQRRYGEQNFGVPIRNTLKHVKPDILLLAEAAGTGPGTEVIYADQGGGVDVAYDRNMWSVFRNAYSLSLSEINDKATNYGYYPGPNSQYLRYMENQDESRIAFIYQSDLRKTKPLATILFTSPGIPLVYAGQEVGFGNGMGEFEGRRFKINWNDTDKELLQAHYQRLAFIRDKFPAFRSREHQMLNTGDSKVYAYVKRYENQNGLVVVNLSGDVKNINLNIRDYVSFTGGVQSGRNYYLNDLLSNSYTLLNGDALQNISVTLEPYGSAVFTVSITRDTVSVPPIVSVENDFGEIPVNFKLYQNYPNPFNPSTFIEFDIPERTRVKLAIYNVLGQEVKVLIDGELEPGRHKIKFDSNGLPSGIYFYRLSSNGFSQIRKMVLIK; this is encoded by the coding sequence ATGTTTATCTTTAGAATTTTTACCCTTATTTTCATCTTCGCTCAATTTATTCTCTCTCAAACGGTTCCAGTTACATTCTACTATAAGCCTCAAACGCCGGTTAATGCTGTTTTCCTTGCAGGTTCCTTTAATAATTGGGGAAATAATGTTAATGGAATCGTCTCAGATACGAGATTTAAGATGAATTACGATGCTGTTAATGATGTGTGGTATAAAGTTGAAAATCTTGGCATTGGTACCCATGAATATAAATTTGTTGAAGATAGAAATAACGATGGTAAAGGTGAAACTTGGATAACTGACCCCAATAACCCGAGAATTAATTATTCAAATTTTAACAACTCAATTATCATCGTCTCAGACCCGATGGTTTTTCATCTTTTGCCAAAGCATGGAACGATAACGAATCGTGACCAGCCTGAAATTTCTGCTTATATTTTTTACTCTTCAGGAACAACCATTTCAGAGATTAATCTTTATATAGATAACGAGCTTATTCCAAATGGAATTACATATTTTAATCCAGGGAGTCAAAGGTTTAGTTATACCCCAGTTCAGCCTCTTTCAAATGGTCAACATTTTATAAAGCTTGAGGTTAAAACAACCACAGGAAAAACCGCTTTTGATACATCAAAGTTTACTGTGGATGTAACATACAGAGTTTATCAGGCTGAATATGAATTTATATTTGATCCAAGAAGTTCGCGAAATTCTTACAGAAATATAACTTCGGTTAGCTTGCGTGGTGAGTTCAATAACTGGGGGGAAGACCTGATGCAATATGATTCTCTTCGTGCTGTGTGGACGAAGACTTTGAAATTGACTGAAGGGGAATATGAGTATAAATTTTATCTTAACGGCTCAATATGGACTGCTGATCCTGACAATCCGATAACGCGGGGGACTTATGGAAATTCGGTCGCTTTTGTAAGCAGGGTATTGAAGCCGTATTTTAAAATTTTAAATCCACCTAACGGGAAAATTTATGTTGATACCGTAAATTCAATTAATGTTTTGGCAAAAGTTTTTGATAGCTCAAGGGAAAAGGGCATTAACCCAAACAGTGTAAAAGTTTATCTTGATGGAGTTTTAGTTCAATCAAGTTATGATACAGTCACAAAAACAGTTACAGCACAAATTAATAACTTAACACCCGGAAGACATGAATTAAAATTTGAAGCAAGCGATAAAGAAGGCAATTATGGGGTAACTTATTCAACATTTGGTATTTATCCTCCGAATTCGGGATTTCACTATGTTGATAACACAAATGATGACATTGGCGATGGTGATTATGTCTATCCGAACGGATTTTTGCCAGGTTCTTGTGATATTCAGGAGTTCAAAGCATACGCTAATCAAAGTCAAGATACTATTTTCTTTGAGATAAAGTTAAGGGATATAACCAAAAACACAGCTCTTGTTTTTTTAATAAACAGTTCAATTGATAATTTTATACCTGATCCATTTTCAGCGGAGGTTAAAATTCCTGACTTCAGCGACCGTGGTATTTATGTTATTTTCACCCCTGGCGTAAATAGAAGTGAGTTTAACGCCATATACACTAAAATCTCTCCCCTCGTAAAGAGCAGAAACATTTCATATAACCCCGATGCTATAATATCTGACACTTTGAGATTCCATCTTGCGCTTGATGAAATTATAAATTACCTTGGGTCGTTCAGCGGGAAACTTTATTATACGGTTTATTCATTCCTTATTGATACGCTTGGAAATCCAGTTAAAATCACATCAACAAATGGTGGAAGTGATCAACCTGGAAATCCGAAAGTTTTTGATATCGCTTTTATTGATGATGCTATACAAAAGAAAATTTTAAGTTATTATGTTGTCGGTTCTTCCCCAATTCTTGCGACGATAGATAACGAATGGAGAGGTTTTGCAGGGATCACGCCAGATCAAATCGGGATTGATATGAGCGGTATTCCGATTGTTAAAATTACAACACAACCAAGAAAAACAAGAAAATCTTCAATCGTAATACGAGGTGAGATAACACATCAAGATGGGACCCCGGCAAGTGAGGTAACTTATATTGAACTATTTGTTAATGGCAATAGAGGGACATTTGGCGCATCAAATGGTAAATTTTCCGTCACTGTTAACCTTGTTGAGGGAGATAACATAATCCAGGCGAAAGCAACAATAGGGAATAAATCGGGTTATTCAAATAAAGTTAACATTTACAGAGTTGTTGAACATAAACCATTTGCAAAAATTAAATTTATCCTTGGCGATTCTAACATAACCCTTGATGCGGGGGAGAGCACGGATCCTGATTCAGACCCATTGACATTCATCTGGTTTGCTGATTCAACTAATCCAGAGATTATCCCGGGTGTAAATGGTTCAACAGCACAAAATATAACAATTCCAAAACCCTCAAGCCCAGGAGAGTATTATTTTACCCTCATTGCCAGAGATCCGTCTGGAAATGCAGATACAACACGAAATTATTTTGTAGTTAAATCTGATGGGAACATCCATCTGCCGGGATATGCGGATAACCCATCTTGGGTGAAAAATGCGAGAATGTATCTTATCTTTCTTCATTCCTTTACTCAAGATGGCACAATAAGAGCAGCGACACAAAAGCTTGATTATGTAAAATCAATGGGATATAATGTAATTTGGCTTATGCCAATAATGAAAAATCAATACACAATTGATGCAGTTGGCGGTGGATATGGAATTGTGGATTTCTATCAAATTGCCCCTGAATATGGAACGATGGATGATTTCAAAGAATTTCTTAATAAAGCTCATTCACTTGGAATAAAAGTTATCCTTGATATAACCACGAATCATGTTGCTGATGGTCATCCCTGGATTCAAAGTATACGGAGATATAAACAGGATTCACCATATTGGGATTTTGTTCAACATGTTATTTTCTCACACGGCGAAGAATTACCGCAGTCCTATGCACCTGATTCCGCTTATGTTCGGTATGCTGATTGGTCACTTGCAAATTTAAATTGGGCTGATGTTGATTTGAGAAGTTATATGCTTGATATGTTAAAGTGGTGGGTGAAAGATGTTGGAGTTGATGGGTTTAGGTTTGATGTTTACTGGGGACCTCAAAGAAGATATGGCGAGCAAAACTTCGGAGTCCCAATTAGAAATACCTTAAAGCATGTTAAACCAGATATTCTACTTCTTGCAGAGGCTGCTGGAACTGGTCCTGGAACTGAGGTAATCTATGCAGATCAAGGTGGCGGCGTTGATGTTGCCTATGATAGAAATATGTGGAGTGTGTTTAGAAATGCTTATTCATTAAGCTTGAGTGAAATAAATGATAAAGCTACAAATTACGGTTATTACCCGGGTCCAAATTCACAATATCTGCGGTATATGGAAAATCAAGATGAGTCAAGAATTGCTTTTATTTACCAAAGTGATTTGAGAAAAACAAAGCCACTTGCAACGATTCTTTTCACTTCTCCGGGGATACCGCTTGTCTACGCTGGTCAAGAGGTTGGTTTTGGAAATGGAATGGGAGAATTTGAAGGTAGAAGATTTAAAATCAATTGGAATGACACCGATAAAGAACTTTTACAAGCACACTATCAACGTCTTGCTTTTATAAGAGATAAGTTTCCCGCCTTCAGAAGCAGAGAACATCAGATGCTTAACACCGGTGATTCAAAGGTTTATGCGTATGTTAAAAGATATGAAAATCAAAATGGGCTTGTCGTTGTGAATCTTTCAGGCGATGTTAAGAACATTAACTTGAACATCAGAGATTATGTTTCGTTCACGGGCGGAGTTCAGTCTGGAAGGAATTATTACCTTAATGATTTGTTATCAAATAGCTACACTCTTTTGAATGGCGATGCCTTACAGAATATTTCTGTAACACTTGAACCTTACGGCTCAGCCGTTTTCACAGTTTCCATAACTCGCGATACCGTTTCAGTTCCACCAATTGTCTCGGTTGAAAATGATTTCGGTGAAATTCCAGTAAATTTCAAACTTTATCAAAATTATCCAAACCCATTTAATCCATCAACTTTTATTGAATTTGATATACCTGAAAGAACAAGAGTGAAGCTTGCAATATATAATGTGCTGGGACAGGAAGTTAAGGTTTTAATTGATGGGGAACTTGAGCCAGGCAGACATAAAATTAAATTTGATTCCAACGGTTTGCCAAGCGGAATTTATTTTTATCGTTTGTCTTCCAACGGTTTCAGTCAGATACGAAAAATGGTGTTGATAAAGTGA